The Setaria viridis chromosome 6, Setaria_viridis_v4.0, whole genome shotgun sequence genome contains a region encoding:
- the LOC117862114 gene encoding serine/threonine-protein phosphatase 7 long form homolog: MRMVHFHLLDQAYDQTHRGCLIVEGQVLPLLRSRAYDGFLALQYDDRYTPLLKMAGLDVISYQVRRGMPKFNSAAITALVDMWRPETHSFHLPFGEMTVTLQDCQKMLGLSIRGWVVTGSCVSEGWRARVAAFLGREVDEQGTRTSGVLISWLREHFGQCPQDADAETVGHYCRAWILNLFACVLFPDATGDTASWMWIHCLTDWHQARLYSWGSAVLCFLYRQLCEACRRTAGSALVGGCVYLLQLWMWARLPVGRSEIMPRRPWFPGEMPRRQPTWAYIWDQVKISHTRLDRAYLDYINEIDALTAHSVNWQPYQGEDALPFTLNFVCGLDEDLYRMKCPLICFYAVEYHLPDRVARQFGMRQIWPPPATSTSVELHNMDRKKKRKVSEWVAFHQAYIDDWENFNENVDENDEPHTNSEYRQYQTWYQGATCHRLRAVWMEDDYADIHSSDDEDTVYDQSTRAGRQVEAGPILDRMGRTLQSSVRDIEHFRPRVTNPETRSFLQRLSNRLRRAAARCGCRTAMTRDVHVPSLREGGVDYDFEMHYIAK, from the exons atgag GATGGTGCACTTCCACCTTCTAGACCAGGCGTATGACCAGACCCACCGAGGTTGTCTCATAGTGGAAGGGCAG gtccttccgctccttcgttcTAGAGCCTATGATGGGTTTTTGGCGCTGCAGTACGACGACCGCTACACTCCTTTGCTAAAGATGGCgggcctagatgtcatctcgTATCAGGTTCGTCGTGGGATGCCCAAGTTCAACTCAGCGGCTATAACTGCATTGGTTGACAT GTGGCGGcccgagactcacagctttcacctgccgttcggagagatgacagtgaccctacaggactgtcagaagatgctgggtTTGTCGATTCGCGGGTGGGTAGTGACTGGATCGTGCGTCTCAGAgggttggagagcacgagtGGCAGCCTTCCTTGGGCGAGAGGTTGACGAGCAGGGGACTCGCACATCTGGAGTCCTAATCTCCTGGCTGCGGGAACACTTCGGCCAGTGCCCCCAGGACGCGGATGCGGAGACAGTTGGGCACTACTGCAGGGCGTGGATCCTGAACCTGTTTGCCTGCGTTCTTTTCCCAGACGCTACAGGTGACACTGcgtcttggatgtggatccactgcctcactgaCTGGCACCAGGCACGTCTTTACAGTTGGGGATCAGCTGTGCTGTGTTTTCTATATCGgcagctgtgcgaggcgtgccGTCGGACTGCGGGCTCCGCGTTAGTTGGTGGGTGTGTCTATCTATTGCAGTTATGGATGTGGGCCCGTCTTCCTGTTGGTCGTTCCGAGATTATGCCGCGTCGACCGTGGTTCCCAGGTGAGATGCCGAGACGGCAGCCGACATGGGCATATATTTGGGATCAGGTTAAGATTAGCCATACGAGGTTGGACCGCGCGTACCTggattacatcaacgagatagacgcgctcacggctcatagt gtaaattggcagccttaCCAAGGAGAGGACGCACTTCCTTTTACCCTTAACTTCGTGTGTGGGTTGGACGAAGATCTTTACAGGATGAAGTGCCCTCTCATATGcttctatgctgtcgagtaccacTTGCCGGATCGAGTAGCACGGCAGTTTGGGATGAGGCAGATTTGGCCACCACCGGCGACCTCCACTAGTGTGGAGTTACATAA CATGGATCGTAAGAAGAAACGGAAGGTCTCTGAGTGGGTCGCGTTCCACCAGGCGTACATTGACGATTGGGAGAACTTCAACGAAAACGTGGACGAGAACGACGagccgcacacaaacagtgaGTACAGGCAATATCAGacttggtaccaaggtgcgacaTGTCACAGGCTGAGGGCAGTGTGGATGGAAGATGACTACGCCGACATCCACtcatccgacgatgaagacacggtgtacgatcagagtactcgtgctggaaggcaggtggaggcaggaccaatcctggataggatg ggccgtaccctccaaagctcggttagagatatagaGCATTTCCGTCCTAGAGTTACGAACCCCGAGACGCGGAGCTTC CTGCAGCGACTGTCAAATCGGCTtcgccgtgccgctgctcgttgtggttgtAGGACTGCCATGACgcgagacgtgcacgttccatccctacgcgaaggaggcgtcg